The following proteins are co-located in the Vicia villosa cultivar HV-30 ecotype Madison, WI unplaced genomic scaffold, Vvil1.0 ctg.001053F_1_1_1, whole genome shotgun sequence genome:
- the LOC131632937 gene encoding protein MHF2 homolog isoform X2 codes for MEEPTFDSDLIHSIMKRIWTLRTLERENVATSDALDSEVGAGSSKKNRTTSANASALKLTCELLRVFVTEAVQRAVAIAETEGDGQIEATHLESILPQLLLDF; via the exons ATGGAGGAACCTACCTTCGACTCT GATCTAATCCATTCCATCATGAAGCGTATTTGGACTTTGCGAACCCTTG AGCGTGAAAATGTTGCAACCAGTGATGCTTTGGACTCCGAG GTAGGAGCCGGATCGTCCAAGAAGAATCGGACAACTTCTG CTAATGCTAGTGCTCTGAAGCTTACCTGTGAACTTCTCCGGGTTTTTGTCACAG AGGCTGTTCAGCGCGCTGTTGCTATTGCAGAGACTGAGGGTGATGGTCAAATAGAAGCTACTCATTTAGAGAGTATTCTTCCTCAATTACTTTTAGATTTCTAA
- the LOC131632937 gene encoding protein MHF2 homolog isoform X1 produces MEEPTFDSDLIHSIMKRIWTLRTLERENVATSDALDSEVGAGSSKKNRTTSGIYVIILLTFLFGEANASALKLTCELLRVFVTEAVQRAVAIAETEGDGQIEATHLESILPQLLLDF; encoded by the exons ATGGAGGAACCTACCTTCGACTCT GATCTAATCCATTCCATCATGAAGCGTATTTGGACTTTGCGAACCCTTG AGCGTGAAAATGTTGCAACCAGTGATGCTTTGGACTCCGAG GTAGGAGCCGGATCGTCCAAGAAGAATCGGACAACTTCTGgtatttatgttatcattctgCTAACATTCTTATTTGGTGAAG CTAATGCTAGTGCTCTGAAGCTTACCTGTGAACTTCTCCGGGTTTTTGTCACAG AGGCTGTTCAGCGCGCTGTTGCTATTGCAGAGACTGAGGGTGATGGTCAAATAGAAGCTACTCATTTAGAGAGTATTCTTCCTCAATTACTTTTAGATTTCTAA
- the LOC131632944 gene encoding uncharacterized protein LOC131632944, translated as MKQTSSSIAGPCSYESNTKNDGFAANLRWRPVCGCGEIALLRRASTSTNFGKQFWGCRNYKGSTQTGCVYFQWFFDDVMDEKDQYMKMQNSRMEKIQIELDAAKMELVTLKATNDRLKQKTRELKKMMNSEKNWKRLFCVILVLVIWKSLY; from the exons ATGAAGCAGACATCATCATCAATCGCAGGGCCATGTTCATACGAATCTAACACGAAGAATGATGGTTTTGCTGCAAACTTGAGATGGAGACCCGTATGTGGGTGTGGAGAGATAGCTTTGCTTCGTAGGGCTTCAACAAGCACGAATTTCGGGAAGCAATTCTGGGGCTGTCGTAATTACAAG GGTTCAACCCAAACAGGGTGTGTCTATTTTCAATGGTTCTTTGATGATGTGATGGATGAGAAAGACCAGTATATGAAGATGCAGAATAGTAGGATGGAGAAGATTCAAATTGAACTTGATGCAGCAAAAATGGAGTTGGTAACTCTTAAGGCAACAAATGACAGACTAAAACAAAAGACAAGagagttgaagaagatgatgaattctgAGAAAAATTGGAAAAGGCTTTTCTGTGTTATTTTAGTGTTGGTCATTTGGAAAAGTCTGTATTAG
- the LOC131632943 gene encoding protein JINGUBANG-like, translating to MNDFTITTLLHLQHNQHKQKPLMQPFNYQYLTSIKTLTPHITCLAVHRNLLYAASLNLINVFDLSSNYTLIDTFNETSTSGFVKSITFTGSRVFTAHQDCKIRIWHITSSKQHCLVSSLPTVKDRLRRCIVPKNYVTVRRHRKSLWIKHNDTVSGLAVNEKEKLMYSVSWDKSFKIWDLSSGYYRCLESFHAHDDAINAVVVSEDGTVYTASADGCIKAWKMDNKVKRYSFVSVGKQKPTVNALAMNGDGRVLFSGGSDGTICRWESNNKKCEENNNVVLMETLRGHSGAILCLVNVNELLVSGSADHTVRIWRRERRDGGYCCRGVLEGHEKPVKSLVVTSGIGEADDGVVKLFSGSLDGEIRVWECLV from the coding sequence ATGAACGACTTCACCATCACCACCCTCCTCCACCTTCAACacaatcaacacaaacaaaaacCCCTCATGCAACCCTTCAACTACCAATATCTCACTTCCATCAAAACCCTAACACCCCATATCACATGTCTCGCAGTCCACCGTAACCTTCTCTACGCCGCCTCTCTTAACCTCATCAACGTCTTCGATCTCTCCTCCAATTACACCCTCATCGACACATTCAACGAAACCTCCACTTCAGGTTTCGTAAAATCCATCACGTTTACCGGTTCAAGAGTCTTCACTGCTCACCAAGACTGTAAAATTCGAATCTGGCATATTACATCTTCAAAACAGCACTGTCTTGTTTCCTCACTTCCCACCGTTAAAGACCGGTTGCGCCGCTGCATCGTTCCGAAAAACTACGTGACTGTTCGACGTCACCGGAAGAGTCTTTGgatcaaacataatgatacggtgtCTGGTTTAGCAGTAAACGAGAAAGAGAAACTCATGTATTCTGTTTCTTGGGATAAAAGTTTCAAGATATGGGATTTGTCTTCCGGGTATTACCGGTGTTTGGAGTCTTTTCACGCGCACGATGACGCCATTAACGCTGTCGTTGTTTCGGAGGACGGTACGGTTTACACGGCTTCGGCAGATGGGTGCATCAAGGCTTGGAAGATGGATAATAAGGTGAAACGGTATTCTTTTGTGAGTGTAGGGAAGCAGAAACCAACCGTTAATGCGTTGGCGATGAACGGTGATGGGAGGGTTCTATTTTCTGGCGGGAGTGACGGGACGATATGCCGGTGGGAGAGTAATAATAAGAAGTGTGAGGAAAATAATAACGTCGTGTTGATGGAAACGTTGAGGGGTCATAGTGGGGCAATACTTTGTTTGGTAAACGTGAATGAATTGTTGGTGAGTGGGTCAGCGGATCATACAGTGAGGATTTGGCGGAGGGAAAGAAGAGATGGTGGTTATTGTTGTAGGGGAGTGTTGGAAGGACATGAAAAACCGGTGAAGTCGTTAGTGGTAACTTCGGGTATCGGTGAAGCGGATGATGGGGTGGTTAAGCTGTTTAGTGGAAGCCTTGACGGGGAGATTAGAGTGTGGGagtgtttggtttga
- the LOC131632939 gene encoding autophagy-related protein 16-like, which produces MAKACKSQEEVAIEAINHALKALRKRHLLEEAAHAPAILALSKPIVIQGSEWKEKTENLELELQQCYKAQSRLSEQLVTEVAESRVSKSLLQEKETAIADMQKELTELRDECAQLKTDLEQKVKEVELVVCENSELKSQLKEVTITANKAEAENKMLIDRWMLEKMKDAERLNEANALYEDMVQRLRASGLEQLAREQVDGIVRRSEEGAEFFSESNIPSMCKYRLNAHEGGCASLLFEYNSSKLITGGQDRSVKVWDTNTGSVSSNLHGCLGSVLDLAITHDNRSVIAASSSNNLYVWDLNSGRVRHTLTGHSDKVCAVDVSKVSSRHVVSAGYDRTIKVWDLMKGYCTNTIMFHSNCNALCFSTDGQTIFSGHVDGNLRLWDIQSGRLLSEVAAHSLAVTSISLSRNGNIALTSGRDNLHNLFDVRTLEVCGTLRASGNKVASNWSRSCISPDNNHVAAGSADGSVHIWSISKGDIVSTLKEHTSSVLCSSWSGMGKPLASADRNGIVSIWS; this is translated from the exons ATGGCAAAAGCTTGCAAATCGCAAGAAGAAGTTGCGATTGAAGCAATCAATCATGCCTTGAAAGCTCTTCGGAAACGCCATTTGCTCGAAGAAGCCGCTCACGCTCCTGCTATTCTCGCACTATCAAAACCCATCGTTATCCAG GGCTCTGAATGGAAAGAGAAAACAGAGAACTTGGAATTGGAACTTCAGCAATGCTATAAAGCTCAATCTCGGTTGTCCGAGCAACTTGTCACGGAAGTAGCTGAGTCCAGAGTTTCAAAATCTTTGCTTCAAGAGAAAGAAACTGCAATCGCTGATATGCAGAAGGAGTTAACAGAATTGAG GGATGAGTGCGCTCAATTAAAGACAGATTTGGAACAAAAGGTTAAAGAAGTAGAATTAGTTGTGTGTGAGAATTCAGAACTTAAATCTCAACTGAAGGAGGTGACTATTACAGCCAATAAAGCTGAAGCTGAAAATAAGATGTTGATTGACCGCTGGATGTTAGAAAAAATGAAGGATGCTGAACGACTAAATGAG GCAAATGCACTGTACGAAGACATGGTTCAGCGGCTAAGAGCTAGTGGTCTAGAACAACTTGCAAGGGAACAGGTAGATGGAATTGTTCGGCGAAGTGAAGAAGGTGCTGAATTCTTTTCAGAGTCGAACATCCCTTCCATGTGCAAATACAGGCTAAATGCACATGAAGGAGGTTGTGCATCCTTATTGTTTGAGTACAATTCTAGTAAATTGATTACTGGGGGACAGGATCGTTCAGTTAAAGTGTGGGATACAAATACAGGATCCGTAAGCTCTAATCTTCATGGCTGCCTTGGCTCAGTATTGGATCTTGCTATCACACATGATAATCGATCTGTTATTGCTGCAAGCAGCTCAAATAATTTGTATGTATGGGATCTGAACTCGGGCCGGGTCCGTCATACCCTTACTGGACATTCAGATAAAGTTTGCGCTGTTGATGTCAGCAAGGTTTCAAGTCGTCATGTTGTCAGTGCAGGTTATGACCGTACAATAAAAGTTTGGGACTTGATGAAAGGTTATTGCACGAATACAATCATGTTTCACAGCAACTGCAATGCTCTTTGCTTCAGCACAGACGGGCAGACCATATTCTCTGGACATGTCGATGGTAACCTCCGTTTATGGGACATTCAGTCCGGAAGACTATTAAGCGAGGTTGCTGCGCATTCGCTTGCCGTCACATCAATATCCCTTTCTCGAAACGGAAACATTGCATTGACAAGTGGAAGGGATAATTTGCACAATTTGTTTGATGTTCGAACGCTGGAAGTTTGCGGCACATTAAGAGCTTCAGGAAACAAAGTAGCTTCTAATTGGAGTCGATCATGTATCAGCCCAGACAACAATCACGTTGCTGCTGGGTCTGCTGATGGATCTGTTCATATATGGTCAATATCTAAAGGTGACATAGTGAGTACTCTGAAGGAGCATACTTCTTCGGTTCTCTGTTCTAGTTGGAGTGGAATGGGAAAACCTTTAGCGTCAGCTGACAGGAATGGGATTGTTTCCATCTGGTCATAA